In Triticum urartu cultivar G1812 chromosome 6, Tu2.1, whole genome shotgun sequence, the following proteins share a genomic window:
- the LOC125515609 gene encoding disease resistance protein RPM1-like translates to MAEAALLLVTTKIGIAVASETLHHVKSLAKLSENMTLIRNDLELIREFLKEIGKKPSTDGVTEAWIGQVRRLAYDMEDIVDQFMYVVGKHHQKGSWWNSAKKILKKPQYLFTQGEIATGLEKINRALTHLKQNRDWTQPIAGVGDLFATNYGSQQPLYLPGHDYSISDDELVGFDKNRKILMGSLNLENCPHLQIIALWGMGGIGKSTLVSNVFRYEASNFECRVWVSVSQSYKLDDIWRRILKEIYSKDKKEFDAEKMTCGELKDELKEILKTKRYLIILDDVWTAEDFRKIKEVLVDAKMGSRIIITTRYEEVASIAHDGCRIKVEPLEEEDAWHLFCRKAFPSTENHICPLVLQECGKLIVERCDGLPLALVAIGSLLSLKAQNVAEWKLFDAQLISELHKNENLNRVEKILNLSYKYLPDYLKSCFLYCAMFPEDHMIHRKRLIRLWVAEGFIEQIGNCSLEDVAEGYLTELVRRSMLQVVKRNSFNRIKHLRMHDLVRELAIYQSKRESFSTTYDDSLGAMQVESDSRRMSVLQCKNDTQPSIGQCRLRTFIAFSSSMASSSLFPSESKYLAVLQLSGLPIQTIPDSIGELFNLKYLGLDKTKVKILPKSVVKLHNLETLNLQGAECVNLPKGFGKLKRLRHILIYKWLDRTISIFIYFEPVDPFEGLWSLKDLQTLGAVRASKVFITNLASLSQLRSIGITGVRSIHCAQLCESLSKMHQLSSLQIMASNEDEVLQLETLTLSNCLKKLDLHGRFSEGTLKSPFFSTNGYTLCRISLIWSQLVENPVPRLSELSNLTKILLRKAYTGQELNFQPEWFPNVKILLLLNLPHVNQICIHEGALVRLEELVIRNLAKLRDVPGLGHLKSLKETQFVDMHPHFLRNLQAARLEHIPISYYRTVRPGMA, encoded by the exons ATGGCCGAGGCTGCTCTTCTTCTTGTCACGACAAAGATCGGAATAGCTGTGGCATCAGAAACACTTCACCACGTTAAGTCTCTTGCAAAACTCTCAGAGAACATGACACTGATAAGGAATGACCTAGAGCTTATTCGAGAATTTCTCAAGGAGATTGGAAAGAAACCTTCGACAGATGGAGTCACCGAAGCATGGATAGGGCAAGTCCGAAGATTGGCATATGATATGGAAGACATTGTGGATCAATTTATGTATGTTGTTGGCAAACACCATCAGAAAGGATCATGGTGGAATAGTGCGAAGAAAATCCTGAAGAAACCCCAGTATCTGTTTACACAAGGTGAAATCGCTACTGGCCTCGAGAAAATAAACCGAGCCCTTACACATCTTAAACAAAACAGAGACTGGACTCAACCAATAGCTGGTGTGGGCGATCTTTTTGCAACAAATTATGGCAGCCAACAGCCCCTATATCTTCCTGGACATGATTACTCAATCTCTGATGATGAACTTGTGGGATTTGataaaaatagaaaaatattGATGGGGTCACTGAATTTGGAAAATTGTCCACATCTACAAATCATTGCCTTATGGGGTATGGGTGGTATCGGGAAAAGCACTCTTGTAAGTAATGTGTTCCGATATGAAGCATCCAACTTTGAATGCCGTGTATGGGTTTCCGTCTCTCAGTCCTATAAACTAGATGATATTTGGAGAAGAATACTGAAAGAAATCTATTCTAAAGACAAGAAAGAATTTGATGCTGAGAAGATGACCTGTGGGGAGTTAAAAGATGAATTGAAGGAAATCCTGAAGACAAAGCGGTACTTGATCATATTGGATGATGTCTGGACAGCTGAAGATTTTAGAAAAATTAAAGAGGTTCTTGTCGATGCAAAAATGGGAAGCAGAATAATAATCACAACAAGATATGAGGAAGTTGCTTCAATAGCTCATGATGGTTGCAGGATCAAAGTGGAGCCTCTTGAGGAGGAGGATGCATGGCATCTATTTTGCAGGAAGGCATTTCCAAGCACTGAAAATCACATCTGCCCATTAGTATTACAAGAGTGTGGTAAATTGATAGTGGAGAGGTGTGATGGATTACCATTAGCTCTTGTGGCCATAGGGAGCTTATTGTCTCTTAAGGCGCAGAATGTTGCAGAGTGGAAACTATTTGATGCGCAACTTATTTCCGAGCTACACAAAAACGAGAACCTAAATCGCGTGGAGAAAATTCTGAATCTAAGCTACAAATATTTGCCCGACTATTTGAAGAGTTGTTTCTTGTATTGTGCCATGTTCCCAGAAGACCACATGATCCACAGAAAAAGATTGATCAGACTGTGGGTTGCAGAAGGATTTATTGAACAAATTGGAAATTGCAGTTTAGAAGATGTTGCTGAAGGTTACCTGACAGAGCTCGTTCGACGAAGCATGCTTCAGGTGGTAAAGAGGAACAGTTTTAACAGGATCAAGCATCTTCGAATGCATGATCTTGTACGTGAATTAGCCATTTACCAATCGAAGAGAGAGAGTTTCAGTACGACTTATGATGATAGTCTGGGGGCGATGCAGGTGGAGTCAGATTCTCGTCGCATGTCGGTGCTCCAATGCAAAAATGACACTCAACCAAGCATAGGTCAATGCAGGCTTCGTACCTTCATAGCATTCAGCAGCAGCATGGCATCATCCTCATTGTTTCCTTCAGAATCTAAATATCTTGCTGTGTTGCAGCTATCAGGATTACCTATTCAGACTATTCCAGATTCTATTGGGGAGTTATTCAACCTTAAGTATTTGGGCCTTGACAAGACCAAAGTGAAGATACTCCCAAAATCTGTCGTGAAGCTTCACAACTTAGAAACATTGAATCTTCAAGGTGCAGAGTGTGTGAATTTGCCAAAAGGGTTTGGAAAGCTGAAGAGGCTGCGGCATATTCTTATTTATAAATGGCTGGATAGAACGATCTCGATTTTCATATATTTTGAACCTGTGGATCCGTTTGAGGGATTATGGAGTTTGAAGGACTTGCAAACTCTGGGTGCAGTTCGAGCTAGTAAAGTATTCATTACCAATCTAGCAAGTTTATCTCAGTTGAGGTCCATTGGCATTACTGGCGTAAGGAGCATCCACTGTGCACAATTGTGTGAATCTCTGTCAAAGATGCACCAGCTCTCATCATTACAAATAATGGCCAGCAACGAAGACGAAGTGCTCCAGCTAGAAACTTTGACATTATCAAACTGTCTTAAAAAACTTGATTTGCATGGGCGATTTTCCGAAGGAACTTTGAAAtcaccatttttctcaaccaacGGATATACCCTTTGCAGGATATCTCTAATTTGGTCCCAGCTCGTGGAGAACCCAGTGCCACGCCTCTCTGAATTGTCAAACTTGACCAAAATACTTCTAAGAAAAGCATATACAGGACAGGAGCTAAACTTCCAGCCAGAGTGGTTCCCAAATGTGAAGATTCTTTTGTTGTTGAATTTGCCACATGTCAACCAAATATGCATACACGAGGGAGCTTTGGTCCGCCTTGAAGAACTTGTGATCAGAAACCTTGCCAAACTACGGGACGTCCCTGGGCTGGGACATCTGAAATCCCTCAAAGAGACACAGTTTGTTGACATGCATCCTCATTTCCTAAGGAATCTTCAAGCGGCAAGACTAGAGCATATCCCGATATCCTACTACAGGACAGTGCG ACCCGGAATGGCATGA